From Fulvivirga lutea:
CACCTACAGGTAACAAAATATACGTTGGACAATTCGTTTGAAGAATATCCTATATCCATTAATACACCATTGTATAATACTCCGGAGCTTTTTCCTTATGTAGATCATGTGCAGGAATTTAGCCACAAAGCAGGGTTAATAAAAACAGATGATGCCGTTACCGGAATGGTAATTAAAGGGGTGAGTGAGCGGTTTGATCAGGAACGGTTTAAACAAAACCTGAAATCGGGTAGGTTTATAGATTTTAGTGATCCCAGTTACTCTAAAGAAATTGTAATTAGTAAAAGCACGGCCAATAAGCTGGATATCAATTTAGGAGATGATATTATCGTTCATTTTTTTCAGAACCCGCCCAGATATAGAAAGTTGGATGTGGTGGGGATCTACGAAACTAACCTGTCTGAGTATTATGATGATAAGTTTATGATTGGTGATATCCGCCTAATTAAAAAATTGAATGATTGGCCCGATAGTATAGCAGGTGGATTAGAAGTATTTGTGAAGAACCCTGATCAGATGGATTATGTGGAAGAAGCTTTAAATGAAGCAGTTCCGCTGGATTTATGGGTGCAAAAGGTGAGCGATAAATATGTACAGATATTTGAATGGCTTCATTTAATCAGTCGCCAGGTAAATATTTTTTTAGGGATAATCCTTTTTGTTGTTTGTGTGAATATGATATCCATTATTTTGATTTTGATCATGGAGCGTACTCAGATGATTGGTTTGTTGAAAGCACTAGGAGGCACGAATGCTCTTATTCGTAGAATTTTTAGTCTTAATGGTGTGCAACTGGTAGCGAAGGGGCTTTTGATTGGTAATTTATTGGGTATTGGTATCTGTGTTATTCAGTACTATCTCAAAATATTTACCTTAAACCCCAAGGATTATTATATGAGCTACGTGCCTATAGGGTGGAATTGGGAAATAGTACTGGCACTTAATGTTTTAACACTTCTGGTAGTAACGGCAATTATTATCATTCCAACCATACTTATTTCCAGAATAAGGCCAATAAAGAGCATAAAATTCGATTAATATTGGTGTATCCACTTTTCGTTGCTTAACTTATATCTCTTAAATAAGCAAAAGAATGGAACCAGTTAAAGAATACACCAATGGCGAAGTAACAATTGTTTGGAAGCCAAAAACTTGCATACATTCAGAAAAATGCTGGCGCGGATTGCCAGAGGTTTTTAAACCAAAAGAAAAACCCTGGATTGATGCGGAAGGAGCATCTACCGATGAAATTGTAAGTCAGGTGAAGAAATGCCCTTCAGGTGCATTGAGTTATTACATGAACAACGAAGAAAACAAAAAAGAGATGAGTAAAATTGAAGTAACAGTTTTAGAAAACGGGCCTTTAATGGTATCCGGTGGATGTGAAATCACGCATAAAGATGGCACTAAAGAAACGAAAGAAAAAGCAGCGTTTTGCAGATGCGGACACTCAGCGAATAAGCCTTTTTGCGATGGATCACATAAGGCCGAGGATTTTAAAGGTTAGCCCTTGTTCATAATAATTTCTTCTATTAATTGAAGAAAACCTTCTTCGCCATATCTGTTGAGATAAGCTTTTAATTGCTTTGTGTCGTAATCAGTCATCACAAAATGATTGATAAAGTAATCTATTTTGTCCTGCGTATTTTTCATCCTGCTTAACTCACCCTTATTGGTGGCAAGTATATATTCAATTTTGGATTTATATGCCTTTTCACCCACAATCCCAAAGTCTAAAAGTTCGTCTAATTCTACATTCATCGTTACTTCATACATTTGACCCTTCAATTGTAATCAATTAAGTAGACTGGGTAAAGTGGGGATCTTTGGAAGAGAGTATTAAATACTAGTGGTTTTCAATCAATTTAATAGGTGATTTTACCTAATCGTAAATTTGAAAAACGTTGATTTTAAGCTAATTGCGAACAAAAAGTGTAATTAGTAAAAACAGTAGGTGCTAGAATAAAAAAAATAAAATATTTTTTTATTAAGAGGCCGAAGCCGGTATGTATTTTTTGAAGAAACTATCGATTTTCATTCGAATTACTCCAAAAAAAGCTTCTTTAAAAATGGAGCCAGACATTTTGGATTTTCCACGGGTTCTATCAGTAAACACAATTGGAACCTCGTTTAATTTGAACCCAAATTTCAATGCCGTAAACTTCATTTCTATTTGGAACGCATACCCAATGAATTTAATATTATCCAAATCAATGGCTTCCAGTACTTGCCTTCTAAAGCAAACGAAACCAGCCGTGGTGTCATTTATAGGCATTCCGGTGATAAAACGTACGTAAATACTAGCGAAATACGACATTATCACTCTGCCCATAGGCCAATTCACAACATTAACACCTGAAATATATCGTGAGCCAATAGCTAAATCGTTGCCGTTTTTAGCACAAGAATCGTAAAGTCTGATTAAATCTTTGGGGTTGTGAGAAAAGTCGGCATCCATTTCAAAAATAAAATCGTAGCCTTTTTCAATGGCGAACTTGAATCCCGTAATATAGGCTGTGCCTAACCCTAATTTGCCCGAACGCTCAATCAGGTGAAGTGTAGTTTCACCCAAATTAGTTTGTTGCAGTTCCTTAACAATATTACCTGTACCATCAGGTGAACCATCATCCACTATCAAAATATCAAAAGCTTTCGGTAGTGAAACGACTGCATCAATGATTAGACGTATATTGTCTTTCTCATTATAGGTAGGTATAATTACTAGGCTGTCGTTCAAGTTTTGTAGTTGCTATGAATCTCAAAAATAGTAAATCCAAACCAATCTTATTTTATAAGATTTGAATTTCTAATCATTATACTATTTTTACCCCTCTTTTGTTTTACTAAAATTCATGGATTTTGAATAAATGTATTTTTCTTGACCGAGACGGTGTTTTAAATAAGGATTTTGTTGATTATGTGTATTCTGAGGATAAGTTATTTATCCTTCCTGGGGTGGAGGATTCACTAAAGTCACTAAAAAATGCAGGATACTTGATTATAGTAATCACCAACCAATCAGGAATTACGAAAGGAATTTATTCAGAAGAAGATATGCATAAGGTGCACGACATTATGCAACAAAAGTGGGATAACGCCATCGATGATTTTTACTTTGCTCCTGGCCATCCAAGTTTTTCAGAAACCTTGTCGCGCAAGCCAGGTTCGTTAATGTTTGAAAGAGCCATTGCGAAGTACAACATCGATACAAAACTATCTTGGATGATAGGTGATAAAGACAGAGATTTGATTCCAGCCAAAAAACTAGGGATTAAAACTATCCAGGTAGATCATTCAGACAGCATCAACGCTGATTATAAGGTAAAAGATCTACCTGATGCGGTAGAAGTTATTTTCGGTTAATAGCCAAGCGTTTTAAGCATTGAATCGCTGGTTTGCTCATCGGCAAATAGCTTAGTTGTAACCTTACCGTTTTTATCCTTATCAATTAAAACATGCTTAGGTGCGGGTATTAAACAATGTTGTATACCCCCATAGCCACCTAGCGACTCTTGATAAGCCCCAGTATGGAAAAATCCAATATACAATGGGTCTGTCTCATTAGACTCTAACATTGGCAAGAATACCTCACTGGTATGTGCCTCAGAGTTATAATAGTCCATACTATCACATGTTAAACCACCTATATTCACCTTATGATACATATTATCCCATTTATTCAATGGCAACATGATGTATTTTTGGTTCAGACCCCATGCATCAGGTAAATGAGTGATGAAAGAACCATCAATCATATACCACAACTCTTTGTCATTTTGCAGCTTTTCATTCATGATGGAGTATAGCACTGCACCACTTTCGCCAACGGTAAAGCTTCCAAATTCAGTAAAAATGTTTGGTACTGGAACATTATTCTTGCCGCAAATCCACTTAATATTTTCTACAATCTGCTCGATCATGTACTTGTAGTCATATTCAAAGTGCAATGAAGTTTTGATAGGAAAGCCACCACCAATATCAATAGTATCTAACTCGGGGCAGTCCTTTTTAAGTTCACAATACTTGAAAATAAATCGGCTTAGTTCACTCCAGTAGTAGGCGGTATCCTTAATGCCTGTATTAATAAAAAAGTGAAGCATTTTAAGTTTAGCCTTTTTGCTTGGCTTAATCTGATCTTTATACAGATGGTTGATATCACCATATCGGATTCCTAACCGAGAAGTATAGAACTCAAAATTTGGTTCTTCATCTGCAGCCACACGAATACCAACATGATATTCACCATTCACATGCTCTTCATAGTGACTGAGTTCCGTCAGGTTATCAAGCACCGGAATGCAGTTTTTAAAACCATCATTCAATAGGCCTGAAATGTATTCACGGTAAAGTGGCCTTTTAAAACCATTGCAAACGATGTATGTGTTTTTATTGATCTTTCCCTTCTCATGTAGTTTTCTAACAATGGGAATATCATAAGATGATGAAGTCTCAATATGAATATCATTATTTAAAGCTTCTTCAAGAATAAAGTTGAAATGCGATGATTTGGTGCAATAACAATAGGTGTATGAGCCTTCATATTTATGTTTTTCGAAAGCATCGGCAAACAACTTTTTAGCATACCTGATGTTTTCGCCAATTTTTGGCAAATAAGTTAATTTAAGAGGCGTTCCATATTTTTTAATGATGTCCATCAAAGGCACATCATGAAAATGTAGTTCATCATTAATAACCTGGAATTCCTTCTGAGGAAAGTAAAATGTTTGTTCTATTAAATCAACGTATTTCTTCATGCATCTGGTGCTTTTCTGTCTTTTAACATTACCATGCAATATTGGTATAAATTAGCAATCTTTGCAAAGCCAAATTTCTTGAGGCTACTGATAAGTTAATAAAAAACAATTATGGAAAAGAATATTTCCGAAGATAGGATACGAATCATACAGGTGAAATCAGAAATTGCAGCAGGTACAAGAGGAGCCAGTTTAGGTATAGATGCCCTTAAAATAGCAAGCTTAGACCTTAACTCTGATTATTTCACAAGATTTGATGAAGAAGAAGTTGAGACGGTTAACGAAATTCTTTTTGATGGTTTTGAGCATCCACATGCTAAGTTTATTGATGGCGTCTATACGATGGAGTCAAGGGTTTCTGAAATGGTGAAAAAGGTGCTGGATGAAGATAATTTTCCATTAGTACTTGCTGGCGATCATTCCACTGCGGCCGGCACAATCATGGGCATTAAAAATCACTATAAAAACAAACGACTTGGTGTAATCTGGATTGATGCACATGCCGATTTACATACACCTTACACTACCCCTTCAGGTAATATGCACGGTATGCCGTTAGCTATGGTTGGTTCTTTAGATAATATGGATTGTCGAATCAACAACCCAAAAAAGGAAACTGTTGAATTGTGGGAAAAAATAAAAAATATCGGTTTCAAAGGCCCGAAAATTGACCTTTCTGACATTGTATTCATTTCAGCCCGCGACCTGGAAGAACCAGAACAGTTCTTGCTGAATAAATACTCAATTAAAAACTTCACTACTGATGAGGTTAGAAAGCTTGGCGCCAAAGAAGTGGCCAAACAAGCATTAGACCGTCTTGATAACTGCGACATTATTTACGTTTCTTTTGATGTTGATAGTATGGACTCAGAGATTTCTGTTGGTACCGGTACACCAGTAAAAAATGGATTAACTGCAGAAGAGGCTAAAATTTTGAATTGCGAGTTAGTAAAATCTCCAAAGTTAGTAGGCTGGGAGATGGTGGAAGTAAATCCAACATTGGATACTGAAAACAAAATGGCAGAAACTGCTTTTGAAATATTGGAAGAAACTACCAATAGCATGCTTGGTTAAGCAATGGCCAAACAAATAACGGATACCATATTAATGATTCGTCCGGCACGTTTTAGAATGAACGAGCAGACAGCATTAAATAATTACTACCAGCGAGCCATAGAGAATTTAACTGCTGAGCAAATTCAGGAGCAAGCTCTGGGTGAGTTTGATTCATTTGTTGAAAAACTAAGATCTCATTTAGTTGAAGTGATTGTTGTTGAAGATACACTTTCACCTGATACACCAGATTCTATTTTTCCCAATAACTGGATATCATTTCATGAAGATGGGAGAGTAGGTATATATCCGATGTATGCCGAGAATAGGAGACAAGAAAGGCGTTCAGATATCATTGAGAAAATCAGGGAGACCCACAATGTGAAAGCTCTTGTAGATTTCACGGAGTTTGAAAGCTCAAATCAATTTCTGGAAGGTACAGGAAGTATGATTTTAGATAGAGTGAATAAACTATCATACGCTGCTTTATCTGAACGAACGAACAGCAAGCCGCTAGAGGATTTTTGCAAGGCCTTTGGTTATGAAGCAGTAACTTTTGTGGCAAATCAGACCGTTGATAATCAACGAAAACCAATTTATCACACAAATGTGATGATGTGTGTAGCAGAGGATTTTTGTATTATCTGCCTAGAGTCAATTGACAATGTAGAAGAAAAGCAGCAGGTTGTTTCCAAGTTAAAAGAGACCAATAAAGAAATTATTGAGATTACTGAAGGTCAAAAGCTGCATTTTGCAGGCAATATGCTTCAAGTTAGAAATAGAGAAGGCAAACCTTTCTTAATTATGAGTCAGGCAGCTTATCGATCATTAGAACCATCTCAAATAAAGCACATTGAAAAGTACTGCTCAATACTATACAGTTCACTTGATACCATTGAAGCACTAGGTGGGGGCAGTGCTCGCTGTATGATGGCAGAAATATTTTTGCCCAAAAGATTATAGTGTAACTTTGAAATTCAATTAAAAAGACATTATCATGGCAACAAGTCCTATATCAAACTTTATTGACAATAACTATTTACATTTTAATGCTGCTGCTTTAGTTGATGCTGCAAAAGGATATAAAAAGCATCTTGAAGAAGATAAGAAAATGCTTATCTCGCTTGCCGGAGCAATGAGTACCGGTGAACTAGGCAAGTCATTGGCTGAAATGATCAGGCAGGATAAAGTACATATTATTTCATGCACAGGAGCCAACCTGGAGGAAGATGTAATGAATTTAGTTGCGCATTCACATTATAGAAGGGTTCCCAATTACCGCGATTTAACTCCACAGGAAGAGTGGGATTTGTTAGAAAAAGGATTAAACAGAGTAACAGATACGTGCATCCCGGAAGAAGAAGCTTTCAGAAGAATACAAAAACATATTTTCAAAATTTGGAAAGATGCTGAAGATAATGGTGAGAGACTATTTCCACACGAATTCCTGTTCAGACTACTAAATTCAGGCATTATGGAACAATACTACGAGATTGATCCTAAAAATAGCTGGATGGTTGAAGCTGCCAAGAAGAACCTACCAATGGTAGTTCCAGGCTGGGAAGATTCTACACTGGGAAATATTTTCGCTTCCTACTGCATTAAAGGCGAGCTGAAGGCCTCAACCATGAAATCTGGTATTGAATATATGATGTGGTTGGCCGATTGGTACACAGATAATGCTGAAGATAAAGGAATAGGATTCTTCCAAATTGGCGGAGGTATTGCTGGAGACTTTCCTATTTGCGTGGTTCCAATGTTGTATCAGGACATGGAAAGAGAAGATACCCCATTTTGGAGTTATTTCTGTCAGATTTCTGATTCTACCACTAGTTACGGTAGCTATTCAGGAGCTGTACCAAACGAGAAAATTACCTGGGGCAAGCTAGATATTAATACACCTAAATACATTGTGGAGTCAGATGCGACTATTGTTGCACCACTCATTTTTGGATACGTTTTGGGCTGGTAATATGGAAGCTAAAACACAAGACAATTCTACCTATCTACTCAAGATTCGAAACATAGTTTTAGACGACTATGAAAGGATTGTTGAGGTCATGCACAAGAGCTACCCCACCATGCGCGATGATTTATGGGAAAAGAAAAACATCAAGAAGCTACTTGATATTTTTCCTGAGGGTCAGATATGTGTGGAGGATAATGGTGTGCTTGTAGCTTTTGCTCTTTCAATCATTGTTGATTATAAAAAGTTTGGAGACAATCACACGTACGACCAAATCATTGGTGGCAAAGCAGCCTCTTTTAAGACACATGACGATGAAGGGGATGTGTTGTATGGTATAGATGTGTGTGTTGATACAGATTACCGAGGCCTAAGACTGGGTAGACGTTTATATGACGCTCGAAAGGAATTGTGCGAGAATCTGAACCTTAAATCAATAATAGCAGGTGGAAGAATGCCTAATTATCATAAGCATAGTGAGGAGCTAACACCCAGACAGTACATACAAAAAGTGAGGGACAAGGAAATTTATGATCCTGTGCTTTACTTTCAGATGAGCAATGATTTTCACGTAAAAAAGGTATTAAAGAGATACCTGCCAGATGATAAGGAAAGTGCACAGAATGCCGTACTCATTGAGTGGAATAATATTTACTATCAGGATAGCATTGACATCGGATCAGGAAGGTCTCATGCCAGAATTGGTGTAGTTCAATGGCAGTTGCGTGCGGTTAGAAACTTAGAGTCATTTTTTGATAATGTTGAATTCTTTGTGGATGCCGTAAGTGGTTATAAAGCAGATTTTGTGCTTTTTCCAGAGCTATTTAATGCGCCTTTAATGGCTGAATTTAATGAGGATAATGCCGCTACCGCTATCAGAAATCTAGCTGGTTATACAGATCAGATAAGAGATAAAATGCTTCAATTTGCTTTGGAGTACAATATCAACATTATAGCGGGCAGTATGCCTGTGTATGAGGACGATAAGCTTTACAACGTGGCTTATTTGCTCCGAAGGGATGGAACATGGGAAGTACAACCAAAAATACATGTAACGCCAGCTGAACGTTCCGATTGGGGAATGACCGGGGGCAATAAAATCAAGGCTTTTGATACTGATGCAGGTAAAATAGGTATCCTAATTTGCTATGATGCAGAATTCCCTGAGTTGAGCAGGATCTTGGCCGATCAAGGTATGCAAATATTATTTGTGCCATTTGCCACCGACATGCAGAATGGGTATTTAAGAGTTCGATTGTGCTCGCAAGCAAGGGCCATTGAAAATGAATGCTATGTAGCTATATCTGGTAGTGTGGGTAATTTGCCTAAAGTAGTGAATATGGATATTCAGTTTGGTCAATCAGCGGTTTTTTCACCTTCTGACTTTGCCTTTCCATCCAATGCAACAGTTGCTGAAGGCACACCCAATACAGAAAATACCATTATCTGCGATGTTGATTTGAATGATCTTAAACATTTGAATATGCATGGTAGTGTAAGAAACCTAAACGATAGACGAAAAGACCTCTATGAGGTGAAATTGAAAAAATAAATGAACATAGAAACCACATTAGTACAATCCATTTCAAAGGCATTTAGTGAGCTATTTAATGCATCTCTAAGTGAAAGTGAAATCAGCCTTCAGCCGACAAGAAAAGAATTTGAAGGTTCACACACTTTTGTTTGCTTTCCTTATGCTCGCTTATCCAAAAAGAATCCTGAGGAAACAGGGAAGGCCATCGGGGAGTACTTAAAATCCAACTGCGACATAGTTGCCGATTTTAACGTGGTAAAAGGTTTCTTAAATATTGAGCTTTCTGATGCTACTTGGTTAGCCGTATTTAAAGATATTCATGGAGCTGAAAACTTCGGTTTCTTTCCATCGAACGGAGAAGAGGTGATGGTGGAGTATTCGTCACCAAACACAAACAAGCCTTTGCATTTAGGACATTTGAGAAACAACTTTTTGGGTTGGTCAGTGGCTGAAATTTTAAAGGCCAATGGTAATAAAGTGCATAAAGTACAGATCATTAATGACAGAGGCATTCATATCTGTAAATCAATGATTGCCTGGCTGGATTACGGTAATGGTGAAACTCCTGAATCAACAGGGAAGAAAGGCGATAAACTGGTGGGTGATTACTATGTGAAATTCGATAAAGAATATAAAAAGCAAATCGCTGAGCTTGTTGAAGGAGGCATGACTAAAGAGGAGGCTGAAAAGCAAGCGCCTATATTTAAAAAAGCTCAGGACTTATTATTAAAATGGGAGAAAAAAGACCCTGAAGTTTACGAGCTATGGGAGAAGATGAATGGCTGGGTATATGAAGGCTTCGATGCTACCTATAAGCAAATGGGCGTTGATTTTGATAAGCTCTATTATGAATCTGATACCTATTTATTGGGGAAAGATCAGGCACAGGTAGGGGTAGACAAAGGTATTTTCTTTAAAAAAGATGATGGGTCGGTTTGGGTAGACCTGACGGAAGATGGTCTTGACGAAAAGCTGATTTTAAGAGCTGATGGCACCTCTGTGTACATGACTCAGGATATTGGAACGGCCATTTTAAGATTTAAGGATTTCCCTAAAATCTCAAAACAAATATATACAGTCGGTAATGAGCAGGAATATCACTTCAAAGTTTTGTTTCTGATTCTAGATAAACTAGGTTATGAGTGGGCGAAAGAATGCTATCATCTTTCCTATGGTATGGTAGATCTGCCTACCGGCAAGATGAAATCAAGAGAAGGTACAGTGGTAGATGCCGATGATTTGATGCAGGAAATGATGACCACTGCAAAAGAACATACAGAAGAGCTGGGCAAGGTAGACGATTTCACAGAAGAGCAAGCAGAGGAACTATATAATACGTTGGGGCTCGGAGCATTGAAATACTTTTTATTGAAGGTTGACCCTAAAAAACGTATGTTGTTTGATCCCCAGGAATCCATTCAATTTCAGGGAAATACAGCACCATTTATTCAATACACGCACGCAAGAATCTCAGCGATACTGCGAAAAGCCAATCAATTAGGTGTTGTGCCCACCGCGGCTGACTTTGACCTTGATAAAGGGCTACAGAGCTCTGAAAGGAATCTGATATTTCTATTGAACGATTATCCCGAAAAAATTAAGGAAGCTGGTGACCACTATTCACCTGATACCATTGCCAATTATGTATATGAGTTAGCAAAAGAGTATAATCGTTTTTATCAGGAAATATCGATTTTCAATGAGCAAAACGAAGCTGCCTTTAAGTTTAGAATAGCACTTTCAAAAGTAGTGGCGGAAACTATTCAGAAAGCAATGGGACTATTAGGCATTACAGTTCCGGAGAGAATGTAATCAATTTATAGGATTGCCGTTATTGTCAAATTCATTTCTCAACCTATGTTCGACATAGGGTATATGTGCTATTAATAGCACGATGAGCGTTATTACTGAGAAATTTATTGCTGATTCTGTGGGTAAGGAATATATCAATAGGATTTGAAACAAGCTGGTAATTATTCCTATTCCAACTATCATTTTAGCAGATAGTTGATTCGCAAAATCCCATGTTTCTTGCGATTTTCTTGACATGGGAGTTCTGTAGCCATAGAACGCATTGTTACTCTTTGGCGGGAAATTTAAAAATAAAAGACCCATGACTGTCATTAGTGGTCCGAATACTAAGTGTATCATTTTATGGAGAAATTGGGAATTTAATTCGACCAAACCATTTAGATTTTACTCTAATGGTAACACCTGGCTGTTCAAATTGATCTGTTTCGTAACCATAGTTAATTGGTTCTGGAAGTTGAGACGGATCAAAAGCTGTTTTTAAATTACTCTGATAAGCGATTGGGTATTGAAATAATAGTGGAGCATTATCAAGATTTAAATTGTAATTGCTAAGGTTAGCTTCCGTTAAGTTAGTTACTTGAGCCTTGTTCAAATTTGGGTTAACCTGAGCGTGAACTGAATTGATATTCAAAAATACACTTATAGCAATAACTATTGTTAAAAATTTCATATTACTAATGTAGTTATTTATTAAGCTTAAAACTCATAGATGAGCTTCTTAATCGTCCATTCACATCAAATTGATAGGTCGTTTTTATCGGCCTGTTGTTCCACATAAAGTTACTTTCTTGCGTGGTGCCAATCCATGATTGATTGACAGGTACAAATGGTACTTGAACATCCCAAATATTACCAGATTCCACAAATTGTAAGCTTGAGAACTCAAGCGTATAGTTTTGACGGAAATCAGGAAAAGTAAATTCTGGTTTAGTAATCAAATTACTCACTTCCTTTTTTTCAAAGTACTTATTTATTTGCCCCCAACTATTAGTAGATAATAGAATTAACACGAATAATAACAGTTTCTTTTCCATGGCGTTGTATTTTTGCTTCTATAATTTACATTATTTATAAAACAACTACAATGAAAAAATGGTTAACGGCATTTAGATTACGTACGCTGCCTTTAGCATTATCAAGCATAGGAATGGGCAGTTTTATTGCCGCTGCTGAGGGAGTCTTCAATGTAGCAATATTCACACTGTGTGCTTTAACCACCATTTTTTTGCAAATACTATCTAATTTGGCGAATGATTATGGCGATTCAGTAAACGGAGCTGACCATAATGAAAGACAAGGCCCTAGTCGTATGGTTCAGTCAGGTGCCATTACCTTAAATCAGATGAAGGCGGCTATGTTTGTGTTTGTCTTACTTTCGTTGATAAGTGGTATTTTGTTATTGTATGTATCATTTGGTTTAAACTGGCAGGCATTCCTATTCTTTTTTGCTGTTGGCATAGGAGCTATATTGGCCGCTATAGCGTATACCGCTGGTAGAAAACCCTACGGGTATATTGGCCTGGGCGACCTTTCAGTATTTATTTTCTTTGGTATTGTTGGAGTGGTCGGATCGTATTATTTATACGCCAACACATTTAAATGGGATCTGTTATTGCCTGCAATTAGCTGTGGACTTTTTTCTGTGGCGGTATTAAATGTGAATAATATTCGTGATATAGAATCAGATAAGAAGGCCGGTAAATACTCTGTGCCAGTGAGGATAGGAAGGTCTGCAGCAATTAATTATCATGTGGCTATTATTTTTATTGGAGTTGCCTCAGCATGCACATACATACTTTTGAATTACACATCAATCACCCAGTTTTCGTTTGTAATTATGGTACCGCTATTCATCGCCAACATAAAAGCAGTGAAAACCAAGATGAACCCTAATGAATTGGACCCTTATCTTAAACAAATGGCTTTGTCTACGTTGTTGTTTGTAGTCCTTTTTGGAATAGGGCAATTAATTTAATAATTTGATTAAGATCAGTTGAGAGCGTGATTTAGAGCATACGAATCTAGATTGTAGTTTCTCAATATTGTATTAACAAAAGATATTAATCATGAAAAAGATACTCGTTCCTACCGATTTTTCAGAGCTGGCAAAAAATGCGACAGACCTTGCAGCTAATCTCGCACAAAAAGTCAATGCCGAAATAATCTTACTTCATGTGGTAGAGGATGCTTCAGTTGCTTCGGTACAATATACCGGTGAATTGGCAATGCCAAATATGCAGGACAGATTATTCATCTATAAACTCATTGAAAACGCCAAACATGAATTCGATGAGGTGAAGGATAAACATAAAGGAGTAAAAATTAAGGAGGAGATAAGAGTAGGTAATCCGTATTACAGTGTACAGGATATGGTGGGTGAGTATAATATTGATTTAGTGGTGATGGGTACCAAAGGAGCATCTGGCGCCAAAGAATTGTTCATTGGATCTAATGCCGAAAAGGTGGTAAGGCATGCTAAATGCCCGGTACTTACTGTTCATGGCAAGGCCGATATCAATAAATTAAAAAATATTGCCTTTGCTACAGGTTTGAAAGATGCACAAGGCAAACACATAGAAATCATTAAAACAATCAGCGAATTCTTCGATGTGAATACTCACATAGTACGAATCAATACTCCAAACAATTTCCAAACTGATGTAGACTCTGTACGCGAACTGCATGAATATGCGAAGGAAAGCGGTATTCAAAAATACGATGTAAGAATTTTCAATGATGTAACGGAGGAAGAAGGCATCATTCACTTTGCTGATGAAATTGATGCTGATTTGATTGTGATGGCTACTCATGGAAGAAAAGGCTTAGCA
This genomic window contains:
- a CDS encoding 1,4-dihydroxy-2-naphthoate polyprenyltransferase, with product MKKWLTAFRLRTLPLALSSIGMGSFIAAAEGVFNVAIFTLCALTTIFLQILSNLANDYGDSVNGADHNERQGPSRMVQSGAITLNQMKAAMFVFVLLSLISGILLLYVSFGLNWQAFLFFFAVGIGAILAAIAYTAGRKPYGYIGLGDLSVFIFFGIVGVVGSYYLYANTFKWDLLLPAISCGLFSVAVLNVNNIRDIESDKKAGKYSVPVRIGRSAAINYHVAIIFIGVASACTYILLNYTSITQFSFVIMVPLFIANIKAVKTKMNPNELDPYLKQMALSTLLFVVLFGIGQLI
- a CDS encoding universal stress protein, producing MKKILVPTDFSELAKNATDLAANLAQKVNAEIILLHVVEDASVASVQYTGELAMPNMQDRLFIYKLIENAKHEFDEVKDKHKGVKIKEEIRVGNPYYSVQDMVGEYNIDLVVMGTKGASGAKELFIGSNAEKVVRHAKCPVLTVHGKADINKLKNIAFATGLKDAQGKHIEIIKTISEFFDVNTHIVRINTPNNFQTDVDSVRELHEYAKESGIQKYDVRIFNDVTEEEGIIHFADEIDADLIVMATHGRKGLAHLVAGSIAEEVVNHSKRPVLTFSMKH